AATAAATTGGGTGGGGGCTAGCTGGAAACCCCTTCTGTTATcttaaataaggaaaaaaaacatGTATGTATACACCATGCGGGTAGTTATTAGGTAGATACTTCTTCCTGTACCATAACTTTTAACTTGCTCCTTCACCGATGAGCACGATTTGGAAAGTGTGATACGTTTCTAGAAGATAGTGCTCAGGGATGAAACGAGAATCAAGGATGCCTGTACTCTGTTGTTTGAAAGTGAACGCAGGTATTTTGCTTTAAGGTAAAGCGGATACAATATTGGCTGACGGGTTGGAACAGGAATTCTCATGATTCGTCTTTTTTTATTTCTCTCATGTTAAACGGTGTCTGGATTCTTCCTTGCAACAATCATACGTATGTTCCCTCTTTATACTAAGAAAGAGAACAACCATGGGTGACCTACAAATCTAGATACATGAAAGAAAAAggaagtgaaaaaataaaaaaaaatgtagaaGCCTCCAGGATATGTTACATGAATATTTGGATCATTCACGGCTAGGCTCATAAATTTACGATGATTGATTAGGTTCATAAATACTTTCTTGAATACTTGTGCAATATATATATTACTTACTCtattttttgttcttttcttcaCACTTTGTAATGGTAGCGGTTCTTCCAACAGCTCCTAGGTTCTCCCGACAGCTCCTATAACCCCTGCTTCTCTTGTATAAAACTCTTCCATCAATAAAATAGTGGTGGCCGTTTTACAGTCATTCTTTTCTTCACACTTTGTAATGGTAGCGGTTCTCCCAACAGCTCCTAGGTTCTCCTGACAGCTCCTATAACCCCTGCTTCTCTTGTATAAAACTCTtccatcaataaaaataatactTGTGCAATATGAGTACATGGCAGTTGGAACTTGCTATTGGCATACATGTCTGTACCGTTGCTGCTTCTGCAAATCAGCAAAGAATATTATCATGATACAAGCTAACCTTTAGTATTCACGAGGAAAAAGAACTTGAAAAATGGATTTAGTTTCCCACTTTATTTACATCTATAAATTGTAAAAACAAATAAGAAATGCATTAAaaacgaaagaaagaaagaaattgcCGATCCATACTATTATGGTTCCATAAGGACTGGAAGCTGGAGATTAATCAGCTGCGGTAATCCACAAGAGCACGTTCGTGAGGCATATACGCCATCAGAGTGGGACGCGAAGGAAGAAGAAGCTGAGCTCGTGGGCTCCGAAAAACCCGGCGGGGCCCACCAGATGGTACGACTCGGAGTCCACCGAACCCACCACCCTCTCGAACCTCCCCCTCATGTACGTGAAACCGCCGACTCCCCTCCCAGCGCCGGCGGACACCGCGCGCATCGCCTCCAGCGCCCGGACCTCCGCTTCCGTGGCCTTCGCCCGCCGGGTCCCGAAGCCGGCCCGCCGCCCATCGCAGGAGACCGCCCACGCGGGCTCCGCCAGAAGCGGGCCGGCGCCACCGGACTCGCACTCGAGCGTGATCCGGGAGGCGCTGGCGAGGTGGCAGGGGGCGAGGGGGAGGTCGAGGAGGAGGAGCGTGGGGCCAGCAGGGGTGCCGTCCTGGAGGAAGAGACGGATCCTTCTGTTAACGTCGCCGTCGGGGGGCAGAGGATGGTTCCGGTAACGGTGGGCGGGCGGGGGCTGAAGAGGGGGAAGATGATGGGCTTGCAGGGGAGCAGCAGCGCGTCCGCGATCCAGAGGAGCATGCTCCACCGCGACGCCGCGTGGTTGCTGTCGTCTCCTCCCTTGCTGCCGGCCATGTGATGCCGtgatcaaatttcaaattaattagaattgaagagcaaaaattaaaattcaaatttaaaaaagaaaattgaCGAAGGTGAAGAAGAGAAGATAACGATATGATTGGGACTTTGAGAGAGGTACGTGTGAATTATCGAGGAAGAACGAGATACCGAGAATCTTGGTGAACAGAAGCGGATAAAGTCGACGTTAACGGGAAGCATGGAATCTTTCCTCGGATGTGATCATAGCTCGCATTCTCGGTAGTTAATCTGGTGGGCTGGAGTGTAAATTCGAAATACACTTAATTTTAATGATTATTATTACGGATGTGTTTATAGATTATTTCGCGATTGCAGAAGGTACCCCGCTcttcgtaattttttttttttttcctccgatCGAAAAAATGAGGCCGCAAAAAGCGAACGGATAGAGAAGATTGTTTAGAAGAGTCGTGCCGTGAGTATTCAGATATTTGGAAATAGCACGAAGCCGTGATAGGGTGCCGATCGGGTGATGGCTTTCCCGCGACGCGCCGGAAGCGCTGCATGCGCATCACGAGTCCCGCCATCTCCGCGGCCATATTGCCGGACCGACTAGCTAAAAACTAGTACTTTTCTCCATTTTTAAGATTACCGAGGCCCCTAGAATCACCGCCCAATCCAATAATCTTAAACTAATCCAAAAAAGAAATTTTCAAAATGAATAGTAATCTTAGACTAAATTTGAAACCAAAAATATCATAcaatctaataaaaaaaattgatatatatatatatatatatatatatatatatatatatatataaaatatatcaatatatttatatTGATGTTACATATAATTTTCATGATTTATACAATATTATGATTCATTATTAATCATTTTattattcaattatatttttaaaattataataaaaatatagcaTTGTACttcatatttatattataaaattatttaatatattacttcttaCTTGCCTTActttcttaatcaaaataaatattatattaaaaataatataaatataaatagattaTTAATTCAGCAATAACAactaatataatttataagattaatcagatctaattatcagCACCACGATCCATTGTCAGTCTCAAAAAGACTAGCTTATGCTATAATTTCTAGTCTAGATGGCCATGATATTTGAATTCTTTCGCAGTATTTATGATAATCTGAGATGTATTATTAGGATttctatataaatatatgaaatacatctgatataaaataaaagcaaTCCATACGGCTCTCAAATTGGTCATCAAATTGAAATTGgtaatctaaaatatttaataaactgaaaaaaaataaatttccaGCTTTGACACATTTCTTCCTTACTGTGTATTGATCCAACAGAAACAAAGATGCGAAAGATTGATCACAACCTCGTGATGTGCTTGATACTTGAGATCTAAAGACTTGCAAGTTTTTATGAGCTCAGCCTTTGCTGTGAACATTAGCTATATATGATGATGACTCCTACTACCCCGTAACCAAGCCACCTTTCTATCTCCGTTTTGGATAACCTATACCTTCCTAGACTCTTATTTTGAGTATAAATCCTTTTATAATATGCTGAAAGATGACCTCATGCATGAAGCCAAGAGCATGGATGAATCAGCAAGTAAGCAGCCCTCCTGACCGGTGGATAGAAACAATCCAAAGGGATGAGACAACTTAGTTGCTAATATTGTTCTTATAGTTTTCAGCATTATATTCCTTCTCTTAGTTTGGCTGGCTCCAAGACAGCGGTTACTAAAAGGGGCACCCAAGTCAAGGCTGTGGGGCTGTTTAATAAGCCATCAGGGAAGGAGCGACAGCAGGTCCCGACTCTTGCAAAGCTCGTCATTGAAAATGGGAAGTCACTTTGCACTGTAAAATTAATAGACCTTGGTTGCCGCGGGCTGAGGTTCTCTTTGCATGAGAAAGATGGCGAATAAAAGTTGATTTTTTTAACCAGGATCCTAATGGACATCGTCATAATGCTGATTTTTTTAACcagcttttaaattttttttttgatagatgtTCCAATATGTGCACAGTACTTTTGAGTACCGCAGAGGATTTCGTTCTTATAAAGAGATGCAATTGTTCATCTGTTGAGTTCACGTAAATATCTCCATCGgctttttttgctttttgagAAAAGGAGCAAGGTGCAAAGATTTTGATGCCTGAATAGTATCTGTTGTAACCACCGTTGTGCTTTAAAATTTATGCTTCGGAGCTCTTCATATAGATCACCAGCATTCCAGCGCAATGCAGCAACCGGCAAGGTCAAAGGGAGTAGTTGATACTCCTAGAAATTACCAGGAGGCCGTCAAAGGGGGAGATCGTGGGGATTTGGGACAGAGGAGGGGAGGATTTGGATAAGCCATGTGGATCTCATCGGAACCATCATCGATGGAGGTGGAGTTAATCCGCCGGTTCTCGAAGATCGCCAAGTTGCCGGAGGAGGCGGTGCAGGTGAAAACAATAGGATGGGCGGCCACAGCAGTGGTGGCCAGGAGCCTCAGTTGGCGGATCTCAATGGAGGCTGTGATCAAGGAGTTCCGATAGAAAGCGATGGTGAAGGGGGAGGTGGCCGCTTCAACTTGGAGCTAGGCCACCTCATTTTCCGCGTTGCCAAGGTGGAGGAGAGAAATACTGTGCTTAGCCAATCGTGAGTGATCGCCGGCCAGGCCATGGCGGTGGAACCCTGATGGCCGCAATTCAAGCCGACTGAAGGAGCAGTCCGATCGGTGTTAGTCTGGGTCTGGCTGCTGTGACTTCCAATGGAGCTGTGGGGAGAGGAGACGATCTGTGGCATTCTCCAAATGGCCAGTGACTTGGTGGTGGTGGATGAATGCATGGCGGGAAGGAGAAGGTTGGGCTTCTCGAAAGCGTGCATCAGGTTAGACCTCGACCGTCCGTTGAGATCAGGGATGCTCAAAGATAGATCGGACAGACTCTGATGGCAACGGTTCATCTATGAGAACTTGGATGTGGTCTGCCTCCGGTGCGGTCATTTTCATGTTCCGAGAATCTGCCCCTTCGAAGGGGAGGAGGGAAGCTCGATGGCAGGCTTAACTGTGGACAATGTGATCCGGGGGGCTAGGGAGGAGGTGCTTGGACCGTGGTTGATCACGATCCGATGGTAGCTGCCACCGAAAAATAGCAATGAAATGGAGAAGAAAGGGACCGGGTTGATCAAGCCCCCAAATGTGGTAACCAGGCCGACTCAACCTAGGAAGACCCAAACCCAAAATTGGCCCATGTTGACTTGGCGAAAAGATCAAACGGCTAGATCTAGCCGTTTAAAATCATACGACGGTGATCACCCGACAGTTCAATGATCAGATTTGAAGCTGGGGGTGCGGAGGTCCATGCTGGATTAGGCACAGAGTCAGATATGGAGCCTGGCACAACCCTACCCACCAAAAGATTCGACTTGCTGGTGGTGGGCCGCGAAGAAGAAGGCCCAAGTGGGTTGCGGGTTGTGCGGGCTCCAGCAGATTGTGAGCGTAGGCTGGCAAGGAGAAAAATGCGGAAGTGGGCCTGGGCTAGCCCAAACACTCCCGACCTAGTGACTTTGATGTGGGCCAGGGCCTGAGAAGTCCAAAGGCCATGTGAAGAGGCCTGAGAAGTCAAAAGGGCCAATAACTATAGGAAAACCCTTTCTAGCCTGAGCAAGACCAAGGGAAGGCCCTGGCCAGTCCAGAGGTTAGTTTTGATGCATCCACTGCCTCGGGTGAAcctggagtcttcttcttctcagtCGGATCCTCAGGTGAGAAAGGTATGAAGGTGACGACATTGGGAGAGCTGGATGGCCCAGTAGTTATAGGGGATGCTGGGCAGGGGATGGTGATTGCGAGGGATAGAAATGGACCTCATTTGACCCCTGAGACGAATGGTCAGGTCCTAGATTATGATGAGGCTATGGTCCGACTGCGGTAGGTCATCTAGGGGGAGGAGGGGAGATCGATAGATTTAGACTCGATGACAGTGGAGGCGAAGGCCGATACTTAGATGGATGGGGGTATTGGTGTGGACCCTCTTCTGCGCCAACTGCCCCAATGAGATTGTTGATCTAGAACACCTGAGGGGCTGGAAAGCCCTCGTTCTGGATAATGTTTGGAAGAATGATTTAGCAACATTGCTCGAACATTTGTGTACTGCTGGAGACCCATCTGTCTGGGAGGAGCCTTGCTCGAGTCAGAAGATGGATTTTGCCAATCTGGTGCACTTATGTAGTAGAGTCCAGGGGTATATCCAGAGGGATCATGGTGTGTGGCATCACAGCTTGGTTAGGGTGGATGCATTCCATGGCTGTGAGCAGCAGGTTGCTCTAGTCATCTCAGAGCAGACCGATGGGCCATGGTTGTTATCTGATGTGTATGCTAGCACCGAGTATCGAAGCAAATGATTCTCTGGTCGAGATATCAAGACTGGTGACACAGGGCATACCCTCTCTCATCACTGGAGACTTCAATTATATTGTGGGACCTATGAGAAGATGGGTGGTAGATAGTATGTTGATACTATTGACTCAAGAGAATTCATGGAGTTCATCGGTGACTTGAGCTTGATCGATCTTGGTTACACTGGTCTCAAATTCACTTGGTGCAACAACCGTCTGGAGGGTGTCAAGGTTTAGAAGAGGATTGATTAGGCTCTTGCCACCACTATTTGGTACTAGCATTTTTCGAACCATCTGGTACAGCACTCCAGAATTGCTTCGGACCACTATCCTCTTCTTATCATCACTGATGGCTCGAAACTACCCAGAACTCCTTTCAAATTTGAGAAGTTCTGGATCTTTACCGAGATCATGGGATTTGATCAGAGATATCTAGAGGATGCCGGTCTGAGGTGATGCAAGATATCGGATGATCAGGAGGCTGGAGTTGGTGAGAGTAGGCTCATCCGATGGAACCACTTGGAGGTCGATGATATTTTCAGACAGATTGAGGGGGTGGAGGCAGACATTACTGAGCTTCAGAGGAGAGATGATCAGGAAGGGGCCTTTAGGAGGCAGATTTGAGGGAGCTTTGTCAGAAGCTCGCTGAGCATCATTCCTTATTGAGATAGCAGGAGGTTTTATGGAGGTAGAAATCAAGATCCGGTAGATCAAAAGGGAGACTGAAACACCAGGTTCTTCTACTAGTCAACGATGATTCAGAGGTCTACCAACCGCATCAGACAGCTGAGGGAGACTGACAGTAGAGTGGTGGAGGACAGGGAGGAGATCAGAGGCCAAATCTTTCAGTTTTTTAGGTTGCGTTGGATTACCCCCTTGGGCGGGGAGGACCACCTCTGAGGATTCCACCTGACGTGCTGTATTTCTGATGAGGAGAATGAGGCCCTTACATGGCTGGTGTCGCTTGAGGAGGTACATAGAGCCCTCTGGTCCATGGAGGAGGATAAGGCCCCAGGCGGATaggttctctccctttttcttccatCGATACTGGTTGATCATCTAGGGGGAGGTGACCGAGATGGTTCAAAGGGTCTTTGATGTCGGAGGCATACCAGAGTAGTGGAAGTAGACTCTGATTGCTCTTATCCGAAGAGACCTGATGCTTCAGTTTCGAATCATTTCAAGCTGATCAGCCTTTGCACCACTCTCTATAAAGTATGTACGAAGATTTTGGTCGACAACTGAAGCTGATCATCCCATGCCTGATCAATTAAGAGCAGAGAGCATTCCTAGCGATCACAGCATCACTGACAACATCTTATTTGCTCAAGAATTCATGCATGATCTTCAGTATGCATTTGTTCATTGAAGCTTGATGGCAATCAAGCTAGACATGGAGCGGGCCTATGACTGAATGAGCTAACGATTTATTTGCTGAACACTTGAGGCATTCGGCTTTCATGATAGATGGATCAAGTGGGTCAtgatgttggatgtatgccctaaaactAGATTGGCCGATACTTGTAAAACTTTCTTAgagtataatttataaaattaacttttatattaataaaattgagttatTTTCATTCACATTGTGTTTATAGTATCTGTGAATCATCCATTGGATTAATGGAtataatgatacatattctcaagagttgagaatttgagatatatgtcatTATAGTTAACttataaattactttcgatcgtaggatcatcacggaAACTGTGATTGATCTAGAAGATTGGTGTATGATCTTTTCTTTGGAtaaatgagtcttgaatctattgTGTGGAGATATCAAAGTGAAATACAAGTGCTTGCTAAAAATaagggtactgagcatgaccaatcatGAGCAGTCACAAGGATATCTAACTTCTATTAGTGACATGCTCAAAGCTGCGATTGTATGTttaattctttgatctgagatgtatTGACCATTTATCTTAagggtgctgtagtttgactgtaccATAATTCAGTCTCTTAGTCATTTGggatcttgaggtgtatgttggttgcagTATGTTCATTATAGAAATAGGATTGTACTAAGATGGAACCTATCGACCTCGGTAGAAGAGAAGTaatcctatgtagatcatgagattaAGTCTTAAAGCTCACGGCCATGGCAGTATGAAAGATAGAAAGATGTTTCTATTGGATTTCACATTGGATTCGAATCGATTGATTTTGATATATTACAGAAATGAGTTTGATGAGTTATACTTAACCTCGATcctgtcaggactcatgatagaataaccgaatcacacgataactgtacttaaaaatttattttttagttctgatggattgccactacatactgctagatgtcactggtgaattgtgaaatcaattagaattattcgatgatcaataattttaattggctgaattggaaagagtttcaatccatcaaaaatagtttcaatgatgttgataatagagatcacaacatatcccATTACCatgcagaattgaacctatagggtcacacaataaagaattTTGGTCTAGGAttgcttaattagacttaattgatctaattggatctaaaaaaATCATGCTAACACATGATTAGACCCAGATTTCTCCCGAATTAGATTTCCTATCTGATAGGATTTAGCCTAATCTAATTGGGCTTTAAGTCAAGCACCAATTATTGGTTGCTATTAACTTCCTTCAGttaaatttgaattagattcaagtTCAAAATGTGATTTCTTGAAAGGTTAAATGGGATAAGGAGGGAGGAGCGCCAAGTGTTGGCTCCCCCTTATTTCTCTGTGCATTCTCAAGGAAAGAAGAGGCGCACGCCCATTCTAGATAAGATCCAGGCGTACGCCCCTTATGGATAAGGGTGAGGTGGTTATGGAGAttgcccatttaaattcaaagtttgaatttgaaatatttaaatttaaactaaGTTGTTATGATAAGATCTACTTGAAATTTGAATGGGTTTAATCTTTCCATGCCCTTTTCTCTCATGCCAATGTTGCACGAAGAAAACTCGAGAGAAGAGATGGGCTTCggtcctctctttttttcatggAGAAAAACAAGGGCCGACACCCTTGTGGATAAGAAGGAAGGGGCAGCTCTTTTTTGAATGAGAAATTCAAAATGGTGCCACCCCATGTTGGTTAGAGAGGATTAGGGTTTTGGGTCCATAAAATAGAATCCTTGCAAAAGGGTTTGTGATCTCATAAAAAGGCTTTAATCCCGAAATCCTGTCTCTTTTCCACCTCTACTTCTCCCCAATCCCACACGCCTAAGGTGTTAGGCTGCTACTACTCCCCACGCCTAAAAGAGTTGGACCAATCTTTGAAGCATGCTTAAAGGAGTTCAGGTGCCGTCCAAGTGAAGGAAGAAAAGGCTGCATCAAGGGTTGATCCAACAGCCCCCCTGAAGATCGGTTTCATAGCTGATCAAGGAGCCCTCTGATCCACTTTAGCATAGGCGGATCAGATCCAGAGAAAGTATCCTATACCAAgtctgagtggatatccatagagatcgaaCAAGTACGCGACTCCTCAAGAACCTTTTACCATGATCATCAAATAGCGGAGATCCTCTACCTGCAAAAAGTAATAAGAGTTATCACACCCTCTCTAATTAATATGCTGATATATTATGCTTATTAATATGATTAAGATCTATGTTTTGTGTGCCGGGTCAAAagaacaaattttgaatttcgctgCCTCTGTGTCTGTTGATCAGTgcattaaatttggcataaaaagtattaaaatattgGATATTTAATACTTGTTATGCTCTTTTTCAGAAATTATTAGTCATGAAGATTTTTATcatattaagcctaattaagcctaaattTAAGCTCAAATTCATCACATTCATAGCAAGAAACGTTGGGAATAGAGAGCAAGCCAAGAAGAACAAAAATCATCCAAAAGTCACCTAAAAATGATCTTCGGTGTATGGTGGACCGAGCGGAGAATGGTTCACAGAGCAGGGCACGGTTCACAGGATTGTCCATAGATCATGGCACATCGGCTCCACGCACGGTCTATAGGAATAGTTCCTCCAACTTTTTATCATGGCGCACGGGAGTGGAAGGGGGTTTTGCACTGGTGGATGATCCAGATTGATTTTCAGATTCGATCAGACAGTCCATGTTTGATCTGACTAAGAGAACTAAGCAACAGAAGGAGATTGAGTGCTGATCGATGGTTAAGAGGCCATGGAACACTTGATCGGATGGCTAAGGAAGCTCCATCCCATATCCATCAGTGGCGGCCCACTCctttgcacgatccaatggttgGAAGCCCTCCAAAGAGATGATCCAACGGCTGTGGTTGTTTTCGATCGGCAAAACTTAAACAGAAAGATTTTTGAGCGCCATCCAACGGTCCAAATCAAATCTCAAACTCGATCGAATGGCCAGCATTGAATTCGATTGATAAAAGTCTGATGCAGTGATTTTTTAGGCTGATCTGGAGCGTTGATGCGAGATTTGATGGTTAGAAAGCTGTGACGCAGATTGGACACAATTTTGACATAATTTCGGACTCAGTTCTCCGCCATAGTTTGGAAAAAAAATCCATCTATAAAAAAAAGTTCGAGAACAGTagaaaaaaagtagaaaaaagtagaaaaaataaaaaaaaatagaaaaaaattaggagaggtGTAGGGATctaaagagaaggagagaagataATTTACTCCACGGAgtatgaagaaagaaggaaagatcgttaaccatctttccgacgagactgCATCGATtaactttagatctttattataattttattttattttattttatttttaaattttttatagtagAATTTTAATAC
This genomic window from Elaeis guineensis isolate ETL-2024a chromosome 13, EG11, whole genome shotgun sequence contains:
- the LOC140853393 gene encoding protein MIZU-KUSSEI 1-like → MLPVNVDFIRFCSPRFSQGRRRQQPRGVAVEHAPLDRGRAAAPLQAHHLPPLQPPPAHRYRNHPLPPDGDVNRRIRLFLQDGTPAGPTLLLLDLPLAPCHLASASRITLECESGGAGPLLAEPAWAVSCDGRRAGFGTRRAKATEAEVRALEAMRAVSAGAGRGVGGFTYMRGRFERVVGSVDSESYHLVGPAGFFGAHELSFFFLRVPL